One window from the genome of Chloroflexota bacterium encodes:
- a CDS encoding helix-turn-helix domain-containing protein yields MPGRQERSPGAREVKRRQPSSRVVLRAVAVWRLLDERGISQNELARLCGLSSGYMSQLVGGTRSPSPRVRRRIQQALEITDFDELFLIERLDA; encoded by the coding sequence ATGCCGGGACGTCAGGAAAGGAGCCCAGGAGCACGGGAAGTGAAGCGCAGGCAACCCTCGTCGCGCGTCGTTCTCAGGGCCGTCGCGGTGTGGCGGCTGCTGGACGAGCGCGGCATCTCCCAGAACGAGCTTGCGCGCCTGTGCGGTCTTTCGTCGGGGTACATGTCGCAGCTGGTGGGAGGAACCCGCAGCCCCTCGCCGCGCGTGCGCAGGCGTATTCAGCAGGCGCTGGAAATAACTGACTTCGACGAGCTGTTCCTCATAGAGCGTCTCGACGCCTAG